The Novipirellula caenicola genome window below encodes:
- a CDS encoding universal stress protein produces the protein MKNIVLAIDGSKSAAVAARFLAHLPHRDKVDLTVVTVIEIPSIDRAYPMSEWMLKSIERERAYAHECFAMVQAMFEGANVNLRHEIREGDRGVAIVHVASEIAADLVVVGARGHSVVGRLLLGSTSEFVATHAHCSVLVVRPRGVDDPDRPLRIAIGYEETASAQAALEEFVETGWGRLTDVDLVSVIPFASRIAFQIERDPSSAKELASAANRSALKQLHVKVPQAKPHLIESDHVSEGLVTFVENHQSDLLIVGETPRNFLGRALMGNVTRYVVRHAPCSVWITRNRVIRGLGFESAEPYQERA, from the coding sequence ATGAAGAACATTGTTCTTGCGATTGACGGTTCCAAGAGCGCAGCAGTGGCAGCCCGCTTTCTGGCACACCTGCCTCACCGCGACAAGGTGGATCTGACCGTGGTAACGGTGATCGAGATTCCGTCGATCGATCGCGCCTATCCCATGTCCGAGTGGATGCTAAAGTCCATCGAGCGTGAGCGTGCATACGCACACGAGTGTTTCGCGATGGTGCAAGCCATGTTCGAAGGCGCGAACGTGAATTTGCGGCACGAAATTCGCGAAGGCGACCGCGGCGTTGCCATCGTGCATGTCGCCTCGGAAATCGCAGCCGACTTGGTGGTCGTTGGCGCGCGCGGACACTCGGTGGTGGGCCGCTTATTGCTCGGCAGCACAAGTGAGTTTGTCGCAACCCATGCGCACTGTAGCGTACTCGTCGTGCGGCCTCGCGGCGTCGATGATCCCGATCGCCCACTACGGATTGCGATCGGTTACGAAGAAACGGCGTCGGCGCAGGCGGCGCTGGAAGAGTTTGTCGAAACGGGTTGGGGACGGCTAACGGACGTGGATCTCGTCTCCGTGATCCCCTTTGCCAGCCGGATTGCATTTCAAATCGAACGCGACCCCAGTTCCGCCAAAGAATTGGCGTCGGCCGCAAACCGATCGGCACTGAAACAATTGCACGTGAAGGTCCCGCAAGCAAAACCGCACTTGATCGAAAGCGATCATGTTAGTGAGGGGCTGGTCACGTTCGTAGAAAACCACCAAAGCGACCTGTTGATTGTCGGCGAAACACCCCGCAATTTTTTAGGCCGTGCCTTGATGGGTAATGTCACTCGCTATGTCGTTCGGCACGCGCCGTGCAGCGTGTGGATCACTCGCAACCGCGTCATTCGTGGACTCGGTTTCGAATCGGCAGAGCCTTACCAAGAAAGGGCGTAA
- a CDS encoding DUF1269 domain-containing protein, with translation MNAECLVAVYDSLEKAEVGVEVLEKFDFAPDAVSLVWRGHEEALENLDWERGATIARDVAASMGLGAVISSAVALPLSIATLMVPVVVTGPLVALVGGATVGGLLGETRHWGIHHHSAKNLEKMIADGSVLVIVTSTPARIEEALQGLKTTHPQHLERFAFQRAIKSPPTTTT, from the coding sequence ATGAATGCGGAATGTTTAGTCGCGGTGTATGATTCGCTTGAAAAAGCAGAGGTTGGTGTGGAAGTACTCGAGAAATTCGACTTCGCTCCCGATGCGGTCTCCCTGGTTTGGCGAGGCCACGAAGAGGCTCTCGAAAATCTGGATTGGGAACGGGGCGCCACGATCGCCCGTGACGTCGCCGCGTCGATGGGATTAGGGGCGGTGATCAGTAGCGCGGTGGCATTGCCGTTGTCGATCGCCACGTTGATGGTGCCGGTGGTTGTCACCGGACCATTGGTGGCATTGGTGGGCGGCGCTACCGTTGGCGGGCTGCTTGGCGAAACGCGGCACTGGGGTATCCATCACCACTCGGCAAAAAATCTTGAGAAAATGATTGCCGATGGGTCTGTGTTGGTGATCGTCACCAGCACTCCCGCTCGAATCGAAGAAGCGCTGCAAGGTTTGAAAACGACCCATCCTCAGCACCTTGAGCGTTTTGCGTTCCAACGCGCGATCAAATCCCCACCAACCACAACGACTTAG
- a CDS encoding hybrid sensor histidine kinase/response regulator translates to MDNVPLQAQIDELRRRLLEAENTIEAIRGGEVDAFVVTEGGTQRIYTLEGADRPYRLLVEQMQQGAVTLTDRGEIAYCNRRFSELLNFPHHRMIGTSLADFVVLEDSQSFTTLLDSGRTSSAQTEAELVASDGTRIPVILTFNALDPESGVAIGVLITDLTSQHSHERLRETTEQLRINEERYRTLFQSIDEGFCVLEMIYDEQGRCCDYRFVEVNPAFEKQSGLSNALGRTIREMVPDIEDDWMQIYSEVARSGIPKRFVNVAEKLSRWFNVYAFRLGDADSHRVASLFTDITKQRAAEIQLKHARSRLESTLHAAEIGTWEFDLISQTVSADANLARIFGLDPDDAVDRPLSTYIEKIHPDDRGTVSETIRTTMESGDRLEVSYRISVLGRPVRYVVARGRVDRDENGRAVRMPGVVIDVTAQRLAEESLRESERNLRSIAESLEEADRRKDQFLATLAHELRNPLAPIKAAAQMMQAVDEDPEQLRELSALVDRQADQMVRLIDDLLDVSRISRGKIKLRTTIVDLRDVVAVALESAAPFIDDSKQTLHVQTLEQALFVNGDSARLTQVIVNLLNNAAKYTPAAGEIWLSVEKVGDEAWISVRDNGIGLEASSLHKIFEMFEQVDVSKERGQSGLGIGLSLAKTLVDLHRGTIVAESPGVNQGCRFIVKLPLLVDYVPADETDPAEPASENGDAQKYRILVVDDARGIRYVLSRMLKKMGHAVVEATDGEDGYRKAIEYSPDIVFSDISMPNMNGHELAQKIRQTDALRNVRLVALTGFGQDADRQNAIESGFDEHIVKPVDIKVVQRLLRSYS, encoded by the coding sequence ATGGATAATGTCCCATTGCAAGCACAGATTGACGAGCTCCGCCGACGCCTGCTGGAAGCCGAAAACACGATCGAGGCGATTCGCGGAGGCGAGGTGGACGCGTTTGTCGTCACCGAAGGTGGAACCCAGCGGATCTACACACTCGAGGGAGCGGATCGCCCGTACCGGTTGCTGGTCGAGCAGATGCAACAGGGGGCGGTCACGTTGACCGATCGAGGCGAGATTGCTTACTGCAACCGCCGGTTTTCAGAGCTATTGAACTTTCCGCATCATCGCATGATCGGCACCTCGTTAGCCGATTTCGTCGTGCTCGAGGATTCGCAAAGTTTTACGACGTTACTAGACAGCGGTCGTACATCGTCGGCACAAACCGAAGCAGAATTGGTCGCATCCGACGGGACTCGCATTCCAGTCATCTTGACGTTCAATGCGTTGGATCCCGAAAGCGGGGTGGCAATCGGAGTCTTGATCACCGATTTGACCAGCCAGCATTCGCACGAGCGATTGCGAGAAACGACCGAACAACTGCGGATCAACGAGGAACGCTATCGCACCCTATTTCAATCGATCGACGAAGGTTTTTGCGTTCTCGAGATGATCTATGACGAACAAGGACGATGTTGCGATTACCGTTTTGTTGAGGTCAATCCCGCGTTTGAAAAGCAATCGGGGCTTAGTAACGCACTCGGTCGCACGATCCGAGAAATGGTTCCCGATATCGAAGACGATTGGATGCAGATCTATAGTGAGGTGGCACGAAGCGGTATCCCTAAACGGTTCGTCAACGTTGCGGAAAAACTATCACGTTGGTTCAATGTGTATGCGTTTCGCTTAGGCGATGCAGATAGCCACCGAGTCGCAAGTCTGTTTACGGACATCACCAAACAGCGTGCTGCGGAAATTCAATTGAAGCACGCTCGTTCGCGATTAGAATCGACTCTGCATGCCGCCGAGATTGGCACATGGGAATTTGATTTGATCTCGCAAACGGTTTCAGCCGACGCGAACCTTGCGCGTATCTTCGGTCTTGATCCTGATGATGCGGTTGATCGCCCTTTGTCCACTTACATTGAAAAAATTCATCCCGATGACCGCGGAACCGTCAGCGAAACCATCCGCACCACGATGGAGAGCGGCGACCGGTTGGAGGTGAGCTATCGCATCAGTGTCCTTGGGCGTCCGGTCCGCTACGTGGTCGCACGTGGGCGAGTGGACCGAGATGAAAATGGTCGCGCCGTTCGCATGCCGGGTGTGGTGATTGATGTTACCGCCCAACGTTTGGCCGAGGAATCGCTTCGGGAAAGTGAGCGTAATCTGCGTTCGATTGCCGAGAGTCTAGAAGAGGCGGATCGACGCAAAGACCAATTTTTGGCAACCTTGGCTCACGAGTTGCGAAACCCGCTCGCCCCGATCAAGGCCGCCGCGCAAATGATGCAGGCGGTCGACGAGGACCCCGAACAACTGCGTGAACTCAGTGCGTTGGTTGATCGACAAGCCGATCAAATGGTGCGGCTGATTGACGATCTATTGGACGTATCGCGAATCAGCCGTGGCAAGATCAAACTTCGCACGACCATCGTCGATTTACGCGACGTCGTCGCCGTCGCACTCGAATCGGCGGCACCCTTTATCGATGATTCAAAACAGACATTGCATGTTCAAACGCTCGAGCAAGCGTTGTTTGTCAACGGCGACTCGGCGCGTTTGACACAAGTGATCGTCAATTTGCTTAACAACGCAGCGAAATACACGCCTGCAGCGGGCGAGATTTGGTTGAGTGTTGAAAAAGTCGGCGACGAAGCTTGGATCAGCGTGCGTGACAACGGGATCGGGCTAGAAGCGTCATCATTGCACAAGATCTTTGAGATGTTCGAACAAGTCGATGTCTCGAAAGAACGCGGTCAATCCGGTCTGGGCATCGGGTTGTCACTGGCCAAAACGTTGGTCGATTTGCACCGTGGCACCATCGTTGCCGAGTCGCCGGGGGTCAACCAAGGCTGCCGGTTCATCGTCAAACTGCCATTGTTAGTGGACTATGTCCCCGCCGACGAAACCGATCCGGCTGAACCCGCGAGTGAAAACGGCGACGCACAGAAATACCGCATCCTCGTCGTCGATGACGCACGCGGTATCCGCTACGTGCTCTCTCGCATGTTAAAAAAGATGGGGCACGCGGTGGTCGAAGCCACCGACGGCGAAGATGGCTATCGCAAAGCAATCGAGTATTCCCCCGACATCGTGTTTTCGGACATTTCGATGCCAAATATGAACGGGCACGAGTTGGCGCAAAAGATTCGCCAGACCGATGCATTGCGAAACGTTCGGCTGGTCGCGTTGACCGGTTTCGGACAAGACGCTGATCGACAAAACGCCATCGAGTCGGGGTTTGACGAGCACATCGTCAAACCGGTGGACATCAAGGTGGTGCAGCGATTGCTCCGCTCGTATAGCTAA
- a CDS encoding circadian clock KaiB family protein: MDNRLNDQRSPVPDWDEGADAGAPHYVLRLYVTGMTPRSLRAIAQMTSICTEYLQDRHDLEIIDIYQHPSLASQDQIIASPTLVKTSPPPVTRLIGELSDRTRVLSSLGIAGSD; the protein is encoded by the coding sequence ATGGACAACAGATTGAACGATCAGCGATCACCTGTGCCCGACTGGGATGAAGGTGCAGATGCCGGCGCGCCACATTACGTCTTGCGATTGTATGTGACGGGAATGACGCCCCGATCGCTTCGCGCGATTGCTCAGATGACATCGATTTGTACTGAATACTTGCAAGATCGACACGATCTTGAGATCATCGATATCTATCAACATCCCTCTTTGGCCAGCCAAGACCAAATCATCGCTTCACCAACACTGGTTAAAACAAGTCCCCCCCCCGTGACCCGATTGATTGGGGAACTATCGGATCGCACAAGAGTATTGAGCTCGCTGGGCATCGCAGGATCGGACTAA
- a CDS encoding circadian clock KaiB family protein, whose translation MESIESQLQCLDPATGEAAERWELRLYVAGKTQKSVTAFHNLKRICEEHLKGRYSIEVIDLVEKPQLAAGDHIVAVPTVVRKLPEPLCRLVGDLRNTEKALVGLQLRPLPLAGDG comes from the coding sequence ATGGAATCGATTGAATCACAACTGCAATGTCTCGACCCAGCCACCGGCGAGGCGGCCGAACGGTGGGAACTAAGGCTCTACGTTGCAGGGAAAACGCAAAAATCGGTCACTGCGTTTCACAATCTCAAGCGGATCTGCGAGGAACATCTCAAAGGCCGCTACAGCATCGAGGTCATCGACCTCGTCGAGAAACCTCAACTCGCAGCTGGCGATCATATCGTCGCTGTCCCGACAGTGGTACGAAAATTGCCCGAGCCTCTATGTCGGCTCGTTGGCGATTTGCGAAATACGGAAAAAGCCTTGGTCGGATTGCAGCTGCGGCCGCTGCCCTTAGCGGGTGACGGTTAA
- the kaiC gene encoding circadian clock protein KaiC, with amino-acid sequence MSDEANCANPTMASESTSLQKVMTGILGFDEITSGGLPAGRPTLVCGSAGCGKSLFGMEFLVRGATQFDEPGVFVSFEESEDELIANVSSLGFNLPKLMRNKMLVVDHVRIERNEIEENGEYDLEGLFIRLGYAIDSIGAKRVVLDTIETLFSGLSNLAIVRSELRRLFRWLKEKGVTAVITGERGDGQLTRHGLEEYVSDCVVMLDHRIIDQISTRRMRVVKYRGTAHGTDEYPFVIDDEGFVVMPLSSISLNHTVSAERVSTGVDAIDQMLGGKGFYRGSSVLVSGTAGSGKTSLAAHVTHAACLRDERVLYIAMEESPDQIVRNMRSIGIDLAPFINNRLLKLHSIRATSSGIEQHLVHFYKMVRHFKPSVVVVDPISSMERGGTFFDANSMATRLIDFLKTQRVTAFLTNLSGGDAALEQTSLDISSLVDTWLLLRDVEADCERHRVLHVLKSRGMAHSRRLRSFEITDDGITLSDGPLKSE; translated from the coding sequence ATGAGCGACGAAGCGAATTGTGCCAACCCAACGATGGCAAGCGAATCCACCTCGCTACAAAAAGTAATGACCGGAATCCTTGGGTTCGATGAGATCACTTCGGGCGGATTACCAGCCGGACGCCCCACATTGGTGTGTGGCAGTGCCGGTTGTGGCAAGTCTCTGTTTGGGATGGAGTTCCTCGTTCGTGGTGCGACCCAGTTTGACGAACCAGGCGTGTTTGTCTCGTTTGAGGAGTCCGAGGACGAGTTGATTGCCAATGTCAGTTCGTTAGGCTTCAATCTGCCCAAGCTGATGCGAAATAAAATGTTGGTTGTCGACCACGTTCGCATCGAACGAAATGAAATCGAAGAGAACGGCGAATACGATCTCGAAGGATTGTTCATTCGGTTGGGTTATGCCATTGATTCGATCGGTGCCAAACGCGTTGTTTTGGACACAATTGAAACACTTTTTAGCGGACTTTCAAATCTCGCGATTGTCCGCTCGGAATTGCGGCGTCTATTCCGCTGGCTCAAAGAAAAAGGAGTGACAGCGGTCATCACCGGGGAACGGGGCGACGGTCAATTGACACGACACGGGCTCGAAGAATACGTCTCCGATTGTGTGGTGATGCTTGACCACCGGATCATTGACCAGATTTCGACCCGACGGATGCGAGTGGTCAAATACCGCGGGACGGCTCACGGGACCGACGAGTATCCGTTCGTGATTGACGACGAAGGCTTTGTCGTGATGCCGTTGTCGTCGATTTCGCTAAACCACACCGTTTCAGCAGAACGGGTCTCCACAGGCGTCGACGCCATCGATCAAATGCTTGGGGGTAAAGGCTTTTATCGCGGAAGCAGCGTTTTGGTTTCGGGGACGGCCGGCAGTGGGAAAACGTCGCTCGCGGCCCATGTAACGCATGCGGCTTGTCTGCGAGACGAGCGAGTTTTGTACATCGCGATGGAGGAGTCGCCCGATCAAATCGTGCGCAATATGCGTTCAATTGGGATCGACTTGGCTCCCTTTATCAACAATCGCCTGCTGAAGCTGCATTCGATCCGAGCGACCTCGAGCGGGATCGAACAGCATTTGGTTCACTTTTACAAAATGGTGCGGCACTTCAAACCCAGCGTGGTGGTCGTCGATCCCATCAGCAGCATGGAGCGAGGCGGCACCTTCTTTGACGCCAATTCCATGGCGACGCGATTGATCGATTTCTTGAAAACGCAACGAGTCACCGCCTTTTTGACCAACCTAAGCGGTGGTGATGCGGCGCTCGAGCAGACGAGTTTGGATATCTCGTCGCTGGTGGACACATGGTTGCTGTTGCGAGACGTCGAGGCAGATTGTGAACGTCATCGAGTGTTGCACGTGTTAAAATCGAGAGGGATGGCTCATTCACGCCGTCTGCGATCGTTCGAAATTACCGATGATGGGATTACGTTGTCCGACGGTCCCCTGAAAAGCGAGTGA
- a CDS encoding endonuclease/exonuclease/phosphatase family protein, whose product MITTTITIVCITVMAALVAGSLLNVSSHPHWFIRGWDFPRSQIVVLSLVITAIYFGNRAATGVIGTPMDIAVATACVFLSVWHGIRIFPYTAIAPRQSLPTEHHNDDRSIRLVVSNLLQDNQKHDLWLTTIRDANPDIVVALEVNQRWADAIETLSDLYPHRITCPQENCYGMVLASRYEISSHHIRHLVQSDIPSIDAIIKIASGEQIRVVGVHPRPPEPVRDQDSVPRDAELLLHAEELREETMPVIVGGDLNDVAWSRTTRLFLQISNLLDPRRGRGFFNTFHAQHVWFRFPLDHVFHSRHFTVREIRRLPEVGSDHFPILIELQLEPEKKSEQPAMTDTQEDHEEAEELIDRARHDESSTAM is encoded by the coding sequence ATGATCACCACCACTATCACCATCGTTTGCATCACCGTAATGGCTGCGTTAGTAGCCGGATCGCTGCTGAATGTCAGCTCGCATCCACATTGGTTTATTCGCGGCTGGGATTTTCCTCGCAGCCAAATCGTAGTACTGAGCTTGGTCATCACGGCGATCTACTTTGGAAACCGAGCGGCAACCGGCGTGATTGGGACGCCCATGGACATCGCGGTCGCAACCGCCTGCGTGTTTTTGTCGGTGTGGCATGGAATCCGTATTTTCCCCTACACCGCCATCGCCCCCCGTCAATCGTTGCCGACGGAGCATCACAACGACGACCGCTCGATTCGGTTGGTCGTTTCGAATTTGTTACAAGACAACCAGAAACATGATCTGTGGCTGACCACGATCCGTGATGCCAACCCGGATATTGTCGTAGCCTTGGAAGTCAATCAACGATGGGCCGACGCAATCGAAACGCTGTCCGATTTGTATCCGCATCGGATTACATGTCCACAAGAAAATTGTTACGGCATGGTTCTGGCGTCGCGGTATGAGATCTCCTCGCACCACATCCGGCATCTCGTGCAATCGGATATTCCATCGATTGACGCGATCATCAAAATAGCGTCGGGCGAACAGATTCGAGTGGTCGGAGTGCATCCACGTCCTCCCGAGCCGGTTCGCGACCAAGACTCAGTGCCTCGTGATGCCGAACTGTTACTGCATGCCGAAGAGCTGCGTGAAGAGACAATGCCGGTCATTGTCGGAGGCGATTTGAACGACGTCGCATGGTCGAGAACGACACGACTGTTCTTGCAAATCAGTAACCTTCTAGACCCTCGACGCGGGCGTGGCTTTTTCAATACGTTCCACGCCCAACATGTTTGGTTCCGATTTCCGCTGGACCATGTTTTTCATTCACGACACTTCACCGTACGTGAAATTCGTCGGTTACCCGAAGTCGGATCGGACCATTTTCCAATCCTAATTGAGTTGCAGTTGGAGCCCGAGAAGAAGTCCGAGCAACCTGCAATGACCGACACGCAGGAAGACCACGAAGAGGCAGAGGAATTGATCGATCGAGCCCGGCACGACGAATCGTCGACGGCGATGTGA
- a CDS encoding DUF1206 domain-containing protein produces the protein MATTASRVAPASNSITWRGYRTASLPSVPHWVELLGRAGYIAKGVVYFVVGFLAFKLAIGAGGQISGARGAIREIGQQPFGRVLLGLIAIGLIGYTAWRLVQAGKDTEGDGTDAKGIVKRGGYVISGLSYVLLAFFAASLALGIATGSGQSDSGQSFLLGSLFGRIVLGIIGGGVIGAGIAFGYKAYKAKFMEKYDLAAMTEKLRSVALYAGRVGLTTRGVAFIIIGGFLLNSAVQGTSGEDVTGLADALAVIAAQSYGKVLLAVTGLGLMCYAVHSIMRGWFRVFNVSKL, from the coding sequence ATGGCCACCACAGCTAGCCGGGTCGCTCCTGCATCCAATTCCATCACATGGCGAGGGTACAGAACCGCGTCGCTTCCGAGTGTGCCTCATTGGGTCGAGTTGCTCGGCCGGGCGGGGTACATTGCCAAAGGCGTTGTCTATTTCGTTGTCGGTTTTCTCGCGTTCAAGTTGGCAATCGGAGCTGGCGGTCAAATCTCGGGTGCGCGGGGCGCGATTCGCGAAATCGGCCAACAACCGTTTGGACGGGTTTTGCTTGGTTTGATTGCGATCGGTTTGATCGGATACACCGCGTGGCGACTGGTTCAAGCAGGTAAAGACACCGAGGGCGACGGTACCGATGCAAAGGGGATCGTGAAACGGGGCGGCTACGTGATCAGCGGCCTCAGCTATGTCTTGCTCGCCTTTTTCGCTGCATCCTTGGCGTTGGGAATTGCGACGGGATCAGGCCAATCGGATTCAGGCCAAAGTTTCCTGCTGGGATCGCTGTTTGGGCGGATCGTCTTAGGAATCATCGGCGGCGGTGTGATCGGTGCAGGGATCGCATTTGGCTACAAAGCCTACAAGGCAAAGTTCATGGAAAAGTACGACCTTGCCGCGATGACCGAGAAACTGCGATCGGTCGCGTTGTATGCGGGGCGAGTCGGACTGACCACCCGCGGAGTCGCGTTCATCATCATTGGCGGCTTTCTGCTCAATTCGGCCGTTCAGGGTACAAGTGGCGAAGACGTGACGGGGCTGGCCGACGCGTTGGCCGTGATTGCCGCACAGTCCTACGGCAAAGTTCTGCTCGCAGTCACCGGGTTGGGGCTGATGTGTTACGCGGTCCATTCCATCATGCGAGGATGGTTTCGCGTATTTAATGTTTCCAAACTCTAG
- a CDS encoding YqaE/Pmp3 family membrane protein, whose amino-acid sequence MATTTVNENKVLKIILAFLLPPLAVFMHSGLGTQFWLNLVLTIVGFWIIGIIHALIVVL is encoded by the coding sequence ATGGCCACCACCACCGTTAACGAGAACAAAGTACTGAAAATCATTCTTGCCTTTTTGTTGCCGCCGCTAGCCGTGTTCATGCATTCGGGATTGGGAACTCAGTTCTGGCTCAACTTGGTGCTCACGATCGTCGGATTCTGGATCATCGGCATCATCCACGCTTTGATCGTCGTGCTATAA
- a CDS encoding CDP-alcohol phosphatidyltransferase family protein — protein MHSKPNFRRRAAAYGVHFFTASGIIPAALAVREIASPECDPRLVFLWLLLATLIDALDGPLARICHVKRFAPNIDGRTIDDLIDYLTFAFIPLLLIWRMEWLPLGTGWTVMLAMAASLLGFAHVHAKDEERGYFRGFPSYWNAFALYAGVFSTLYHPWITAIAMWCLTVLTVLPVWVIYPNLAPQRWRVPILGGALLWTLTMLAILWQYPRPSTTLLLVSLAYPAFYTYASWKCRRSETV, from the coding sequence ATGCATTCGAAGCCAAATTTCCGACGACGTGCGGCTGCCTATGGAGTCCACTTCTTTACCGCCTCGGGGATCATCCCTGCTGCTTTGGCGGTACGTGAAATCGCTTCGCCTGAGTGCGACCCACGTCTCGTTTTCCTGTGGCTGTTGTTGGCGACGTTGATCGATGCACTCGACGGACCCTTGGCGCGGATTTGCCACGTCAAACGGTTCGCCCCGAACATTGACGGGCGGACGATCGATGATTTGATCGACTATCTAACATTCGCCTTCATCCCGCTGTTGCTGATCTGGCGAATGGAGTGGTTACCGCTGGGCACCGGATGGACTGTGATGTTGGCGATGGCCGCCAGCCTGCTGGGATTCGCGCATGTGCATGCGAAAGATGAAGAGCGTGGCTATTTTCGTGGTTTCCCTTCCTACTGGAACGCATTTGCGCTGTACGCCGGTGTTTTCAGTACGCTGTACCATCCCTGGATCACCGCGATTGCAATGTGGTGCCTAACCGTGTTGACGGTGTTGCCGGTGTGGGTGATCTATCCCAACTTGGCACCCCAGCGGTGGCGGGTACCGATCTTAGGCGGTGCCTTGCTCTGGACGCTCACCATGCTCGCGATCCTGTGGCAATACCCACGTCCCTCGACAACGCTGTTGCTGGTTTCGTTGGCATACCCTGCGTTCTATACCTACGCATCGTGGAAGTGCCGTCGCAGTGAGACGGTGTGA